A single window of Inmirania thermothiophila DNA harbors:
- the trxA gene encoding thioredoxin TrxA yields the protein MSDDILQVTDATFETEVLGSELPVLVDFWAEWCGPCKMIAPILEEVAREYAGRLKVAKLNIDDNPATPPRYGIRGIPTLMLFKNGNVEATKVGALSKSQLTAFIDSNL from the coding sequence GTGAGTGACGACATCCTTCAGGTCACCGACGCCACCTTCGAGACCGAGGTGCTCGGCAGCGAGCTGCCGGTCCTCGTGGACTTCTGGGCCGAGTGGTGCGGCCCGTGCAAGATGATCGCGCCGATCCTCGAGGAGGTGGCGCGGGAGTATGCGGGCCGGCTCAAGGTGGCCAAGCTCAACATCGACGACAATCCGGCCACGCCGCCGCGCTACGGCATCCGGGGCATCCCGACGCTGATGCTGTTCAAGAACGGCAACGTCGAGGCCACCAAGGTGGGGGCGCTGTCGAAGTCGCAGCTCACCGCCTTCATCGACAGCAATCTCTGA
- a CDS encoding cupin domain-containing protein, whose amino-acid sequence MTEPTREAGGGIHLTRDPSARTLAELGVETWPVWTCGVSTFPWTYDATETCYLLEGEVVVTPDGGAPVRIRAGDLVTFPAGLSCTWEVRRPVRKHYRFED is encoded by the coding sequence ATGACCGAGCCGACCCGGGAAGCCGGCGGCGGCATCCACCTCACGCGGGATCCGTCCGCCCGGACCCTCGCCGAGCTGGGGGTGGAGACCTGGCCGGTGTGGACCTGCGGTGTCTCCACCTTCCCTTGGACCTACGACGCCACCGAGACCTGCTACCTGCTGGAGGGCGAGGTGGTGGTCACCCCCGATGGCGGCGCGCCGGTGAGGATCCGCGCCGGCGACCTCGTCACCTTCCCGGCCGGGCTGTCCTGCACCTGGGAGGTGCGGCGCCCGGTGCGCAAGCACTACCGCTTCGAGGACTGA
- the gspC gene encoding type II secretion system protein GspC gives MTGPVPARLSRTLARTAELVLLAVTAWLLARLTWLLVLPPAPPPVAAADAAPTTARSGDPLALARRIAAAHLMGEAPPAAAPAGPAQAPPPATALRLTLRGVLASGDPAAARAIIADASGEEAPYAPGARLPGDAVLEAVGPDHVLLRRGGRLERLVLAEPEAGAADAAPPPAAAAAAPAGRRSLREYRDALLTDPQSVADAVRVEPVSRDGAFLGFRLRPGRDRTLLARLGLRSSDIITEVNGVRLDSPVRALEVLGTLEGTDTVEVTVLRRGRPERLTVRLDAE, from the coding sequence GTGACGGGGCCGGTCCCGGCGCGGCTGTCCCGGACCCTCGCCCGCACCGCCGAGCTCGTCCTCCTCGCGGTCACCGCCTGGCTGCTCGCGCGCCTGACCTGGCTCCTCGTCCTGCCGCCGGCGCCGCCTCCGGTGGCGGCGGCGGATGCCGCTCCGACGACGGCGCGCAGCGGCGACCCCCTCGCCCTCGCCCGCCGCATCGCCGCCGCCCACCTCATGGGCGAGGCCCCGCCCGCGGCGGCCCCCGCCGGGCCGGCGCAGGCGCCGCCGCCCGCCACCGCGCTGCGCCTGACCCTGCGCGGGGTCCTCGCCAGCGGCGACCCCGCCGCCGCCCGCGCCATCATCGCCGACGCCTCGGGCGAGGAGGCCCCCTACGCGCCGGGCGCGCGGCTGCCCGGGGACGCGGTCCTCGAGGCCGTCGGCCCCGACCACGTCCTGCTGCGGCGCGGCGGCCGCCTCGAGCGGCTGGTCCTCGCCGAGCCCGAGGCCGGCGCCGCCGACGCCGCCCCGCCGCCGGCGGCAGCGGCGGCCGCGCCGGCGGGCCGGCGCAGCCTGCGCGAGTATCGCGACGCGCTGCTCACCGACCCGCAGTCGGTGGCGGACGCGGTGCGGGTCGAGCCCGTCAGCCGCGACGGGGCGTTCCTCGGCTTCCGCCTGCGCCCCGGGCGCGACCGCACGCTGCTCGCCCGGCTGGGGCTGCGCTCCAGTGATATCATCACCGAGGTCAACGGCGTGCGCCTCGACAGCCCGGTGCGGGCGCTGGAGGTGCTGGGCACCCTCGAGGGCACGGACACCGTCGAGGTGACGGTGCTGCGGCGCGGCCGGCCGGAGCGGCTGACCGTGCGGCTGGACGCCGAATAG
- the rho gene encoding transcription termination factor Rho, with product MNLTELKKKSAGELVEIAREMGIEGVARARKQDLIFAILKAHAKSGESIYGSGVAEILQDGFGFLRSADASYLAGPDDIYVSPSQVRRFNLRTGDTVEGKIRPPKDGERYFALLKVERINFEPPEAAKNKVLFENLTPIHPNERLTLEIGNGSTEDITARVIDLVAPIGKGQRGLIVSPPKAGKTMMLQNIAHSIEVKHPECYLIILLIDERPEEVTEMARSVRGEVVASTFDEPASRHVQVAEMVIEKAKRLVEHKHDVVILLDSITRLARAYNTVVPSSGKVLTGGVDANALQKPKRFFGAARNIEEGGSLTIIATALIDTGSRMDDVIYEEFKGTGNMEIHLDRRIAEKRIFPAININRSGTRREELLTKPDELQKMWILRRLLHPMDELAAMEFLYDKLRATKTNAEFFDSMKRA from the coding sequence ATGAACCTGACCGAGCTGAAGAAGAAATCCGCTGGTGAGCTGGTGGAGATCGCCCGCGAGATGGGCATCGAGGGCGTCGCGCGCGCCCGCAAGCAGGACCTGATCTTCGCCATCCTGAAGGCCCACGCCAAGAGCGGCGAGAGCATCTACGGCAGCGGCGTGGCCGAGATCCTGCAGGACGGCTTCGGCTTCCTGCGCTCGGCCGACGCCTCCTACCTGGCCGGCCCCGACGACATCTACGTCTCGCCGAGCCAGGTGCGCCGCTTCAACCTGCGCACCGGTGACACGGTGGAGGGCAAGATCCGCCCGCCCAAGGACGGCGAGCGCTACTTCGCCCTCCTCAAGGTGGAGCGGATCAACTTCGAGCCGCCGGAGGCGGCCAAGAACAAGGTCCTGTTCGAGAACCTCACCCCCATCCACCCCAACGAGCGCCTCACCCTCGAGATCGGAAACGGCAGCACCGAGGACATCACCGCGCGGGTGATCGACCTCGTCGCCCCCATCGGCAAGGGCCAGCGCGGCCTCATCGTCTCCCCGCCCAAGGCGGGCAAGACGATGATGCTGCAGAACATCGCCCACTCCATCGAGGTCAAGCACCCCGAGTGCTACCTCATCATCCTCCTCATCGACGAGCGCCCGGAGGAGGTCACGGAGATGGCCCGCTCGGTGCGCGGCGAGGTGGTGGCGAGCACCTTCGACGAGCCGGCCTCGCGCCACGTTCAGGTGGCCGAGATGGTGATCGAGAAGGCCAAGCGCCTCGTGGAGCATAAGCACGACGTGGTCATCCTGCTCGACTCCATCACCCGCCTTGCCCGCGCCTACAACACCGTCGTCCCCTCCTCGGGCAAGGTCCTCACCGGCGGCGTCGACGCCAACGCCCTGCAGAAACCCAAGCGCTTCTTCGGCGCCGCGCGCAACATCGAGGAGGGGGGCTCGCTCACCATCATCGCCACCGCCCTCATCGACACCGGCTCGCGCATGGACGACGTCATCTACGAGGAGTTCAAGGGCACCGGCAACATGGAGATCCACCTCGACCGGCGCATCGCCGAGAAGCGGATCTTCCCCGCCATCAACATCAACCGCTCCGGCACCCGCCGCGAGGAGCTCCTCACCAAGCCCGACGAGCTGCAGAAGATGTGGATCCTGCGCCGGCTGCTGCACCCCATGGACGAGCTGGCGGCGATGGAGTTCCTCTACGACAAGCTGCGCGCCACCAAGACCAACGCCGAGTTCTTCGATTCCATGAAGCGCGCCTGA
- the gspD gene encoding type II secretion system secretin GspD, with product MRMALAGLVALLAGTVSAAPVTLNLQDADIGALVRTVAEATGRNFIVDPRVKGKVTVISARPMEGEDLYRVFLSILAVHGFAAVEQGEVVKIVPDADARAEPLPVDGDGGGGDRLVTRVIALRHVPATQLVPVLRPLVGRQSHLAAYPPANVLIVTDRAANIARLEAIIERVDVPSEQTVEVVRLAHADAPELARVLAALVRSQGKEAAPVQVVADERTNSLLLSGPQGERLRLRALVAHLDTPPEEGGTTQVIYLRYAKAADLVPVLTGLAAAPAAAGKGEAQGGAVRIQAHEATNALVVSAPPAVLREIEQVVRRLDIRRAQVLVEAAVAEVAADRARELGVQWLADGSPNQRGGVGLVNFNIAGSAITGLLEQPPRIGEGLSLGLGDLSPGGDRFALLLRALAADAATNVLSTPTLVTMDNQQAEIVVAQNVPFVTGQFVSTTSNSTPQNPFQTIQRRDVGLILRVTPQINEGTAIRLEIEQEVSSVSPSSQGAVDLVTNRRAIKTSVMVDDGEVLVLGGLLDDTLQESEQRVPGLGDIPGLGWLFRYRKVSKVKRNLMVFLHPTILRDADMARRVTGGKYRALRRVQQRFAEGAAARLPGAEPAVLPPMEELLRLPPPFEEAAPPPPAEPGADGRR from the coding sequence ATGCGGATGGCGCTGGCGGGGCTCGTCGCCCTGCTCGCAGGGACGGTGTCGGCCGCACCGGTGACCCTCAACCTGCAGGACGCCGACATCGGCGCCCTCGTCCGCACCGTGGCCGAGGCCACCGGGCGCAACTTCATCGTCGATCCCCGCGTCAAGGGCAAGGTGACGGTGATCTCGGCCCGCCCCATGGAGGGCGAGGACCTCTACCGGGTGTTCCTCTCCATCCTCGCCGTGCACGGCTTCGCCGCCGTGGAGCAGGGCGAGGTGGTGAAGATCGTCCCCGACGCCGACGCCCGCGCCGAACCCCTGCCGGTGGACGGCGACGGCGGCGGCGGCGACCGCCTCGTCACCCGCGTCATCGCCCTGCGCCACGTGCCGGCGACCCAGCTCGTGCCGGTGCTGCGCCCGCTGGTGGGACGGCAGAGCCACCTCGCCGCCTACCCCCCGGCCAACGTCCTCATCGTCACCGACCGCGCGGCCAACATCGCCCGCCTCGAGGCCATCATCGAGCGGGTGGACGTGCCCAGCGAGCAGACCGTGGAGGTGGTGCGCCTCGCCCACGCCGACGCCCCGGAGCTTGCCCGCGTCCTCGCCGCCCTCGTCCGCTCCCAGGGCAAGGAGGCGGCCCCGGTGCAGGTGGTGGCCGACGAACGCACCAACAGCCTCCTGCTGTCGGGCCCGCAGGGCGAGCGGCTGCGCCTGCGCGCCCTCGTCGCCCACCTGGACACGCCCCCCGAGGAGGGCGGCACGACGCAGGTGATCTACCTGCGCTACGCCAAGGCCGCCGACCTCGTGCCGGTGCTCACGGGGCTCGCGGCCGCCCCGGCCGCCGCCGGCAAGGGCGAGGCCCAGGGGGGTGCGGTGCGGATCCAGGCCCACGAGGCCACCAACGCCCTCGTGGTGAGCGCCCCCCCCGCGGTGCTGCGCGAGATCGAGCAGGTGGTCCGCCGCCTCGACATCCGCCGCGCCCAGGTCCTGGTGGAGGCGGCGGTGGCGGAGGTCGCGGCCGACCGCGCCCGCGAGCTGGGGGTGCAGTGGCTCGCCGACGGCAGCCCCAACCAGCGCGGCGGGGTCGGCCTCGTCAACTTCAACATCGCGGGCTCGGCCATCACCGGGCTGCTGGAGCAGCCGCCGCGCATCGGCGAGGGCCTCAGCCTCGGCCTCGGCGACCTCAGCCCCGGCGGCGACCGCTTCGCCCTCCTGCTGCGCGCCCTGGCCGCCGACGCCGCCACCAACGTCCTCTCCACCCCGACGCTGGTGACCATGGACAACCAGCAGGCCGAGATCGTGGTGGCCCAGAACGTGCCCTTCGTCACCGGCCAGTTCGTCTCCACCACCAGCAACAGCACCCCGCAGAACCCCTTCCAGACCATCCAGCGCCGCGACGTCGGCCTGATCCTGCGCGTGACCCCGCAGATCAACGAGGGCACCGCGATCCGCCTCGAGATCGAGCAGGAGGTCTCCAGCGTCTCGCCCAGCAGCCAGGGCGCGGTGGACCTCGTCACCAACCGGCGCGCCATCAAGACCAGCGTGATGGTGGACGACGGCGAGGTCCTGGTCCTCGGCGGGCTCCTGGACGACACCCTGCAGGAGAGCGAGCAGCGGGTGCCGGGGCTCGGCGACATCCCGGGGCTCGGATGGCTGTTCCGCTACCGCAAGGTGAGCAAGGTCAAGCGCAACCTGATGGTCTTCCTGCATCCGACGATCCTGCGCGACGCCGACATGGCGCGGCGGGTCACGGGCGGCAAGTACCGTGCCCTGCGGCGGGTGCAGCAGCGCTTCGCGGAGGGCGCCGCGGCGCGCCTGCCGGGGGCCGAGCCGGCGGTGCTGCCGCCCATGGAGGAGCTGCTGCGGCTGCCGCCGCCCTTCGAGGAGGCGGCCCCGCCGCCGCCCGCGGAGCCGGGCGCCGATGGACGCCGTTGA
- a CDS encoding U32 family peptidase — MTRPRLSLGPVLYYWPRERLLAFYDEVCRWPVDTVYLGETVCSKRRALRTREWFELAERLAQAGKEVVLSTLALIEAESELKTLRRICDNGRFLVEANDMSAVRLLAERGLPFATGPTVNVYNQRTLAFLARLGLRRWVLPPELSRQTLAAIQAERPEGVETEVLAWGRIPLAHSARCFTARAENRQKDDCGECCIGDPDGRTVRTGEDTPFLALNGIQTQSALTCNLLGEVDDMAALGVDLVRISPQSEGTGEVVAAFRRVLDGAADGRAEAERVAALAPVGPCDGYWRGAPGMTWRQAV; from the coding sequence GTGACCCGACCCCGTCTCAGCCTCGGTCCCGTCCTCTACTACTGGCCGCGCGAGCGGCTGCTCGCCTTCTACGACGAGGTCTGCCGCTGGCCGGTGGACACCGTCTACCTGGGCGAGACCGTCTGCTCCAAGCGCCGCGCCCTGCGCACCCGGGAGTGGTTCGAGCTCGCCGAGCGGCTGGCGCAGGCGGGCAAGGAGGTGGTGCTCTCCACCCTCGCCCTGATCGAGGCCGAGAGCGAGCTCAAGACCCTGCGCCGCATCTGCGACAACGGCCGCTTCCTGGTGGAGGCCAACGACATGAGCGCGGTGCGGCTGCTCGCCGAGCGCGGCCTGCCGTTCGCCACCGGGCCCACGGTCAACGTCTACAACCAGCGCACCCTGGCCTTCCTCGCCCGCCTCGGGCTGCGCCGCTGGGTGCTGCCGCCGGAGCTCTCGCGCCAGACCCTGGCGGCGATCCAGGCCGAGCGGCCGGAGGGGGTCGAGACCGAGGTCCTGGCCTGGGGGCGCATCCCGCTCGCCCACTCGGCGCGCTGCTTCACCGCACGCGCCGAGAACCGCCAGAAGGACGACTGCGGCGAGTGCTGCATCGGCGACCCGGACGGGCGCACCGTGCGCACCGGCGAGGACACCCCCTTCCTCGCCCTCAACGGCATCCAGACCCAGTCGGCGCTGACCTGCAACCTCCTCGGCGAGGTGGACGACATGGCCGCGCTCGGCGTCGATCTGGTGCGCATCAGCCCCCAGTCGGAGGGCACCGGCGAGGTGGTCGCGGCCTTCCGCCGGGTCCTGGACGGCGCCGCCGACGGGCGCGCCGAGGCCGAGCGCGTCGCCGCCCTCGCCCCGGTCGGGCCCTGCGACGGCTACTGGCGCGGCGCCCCCGGCATGACCTGGCGGCAGGCGGTCTGA
- a CDS encoding glycogen/starch/alpha-glucan phosphorylase, with product MASEALPPLPSQPSDPAALAQAILERLFFTVGKDTVTATDRDWLHAAAYAVRDRLVERWMETQRSYYRRDVKRVYYLSMEFLLGRLLVSGLINLGILDEARAALRRLGIELERIRDLEPDAALGNGGLGRLAACLLDGMATLGLPGYGYGIRYEYGMFYQRIENGWQVEHPENWLRYGNPWEFPRPEVLYPVRFGGRVLQFTDAAGRLCHRWVDTEEVMAMAYDTPVPGYGGRTVNNLRLWSAKASRDFDLRYFNEGDYIEAVAEKNRSENLSRVLYPSDTTEMGRELRLRQEYFFVSATLQDILYRFRKTHGDLELLPEKVAIQLNDTHPALAIPELMRILLDEHAMAWEPAWEITRATFAYTNHTLLPEALETWPVELVARLLPRHLQILYEINRRFLEEVRARFPGDEARLQRLSLVEETPPRRFRMAHLAVVGSHRVNGVSALHTGLLRREALADFEALWPGRIVNCTNGITPRRWLLQANPRLAALITERLGEGWVTDLDRLAELAPLAEDAAFRDAFRRIKQANKQDLAERIHHHLGLDVRPDTLFDVQVKRIHEYKRQLLNLLHVAALYNDLRAGIERLPRTVILAGKAAPGYRMAKLIIKLAHDIAEVIHHDPETAGRLSLVFIPNYDVSTAADIIPAAELSQQISTAGTEASGTGNMKLALNGAVTLGTLDGANIEIREAVGGDAFFAFGLDAEEAARLRRARPDPRTWLEADARLARVIDQLASGFFSPDDRGRYRPLVDALLGEDRFLVLADFTAYAAAQEAVEAAYRDPARWWAMAVRNTAAMGRFSIDRTVRDYAARIWGVEPVTPRRRPRPRTSPPPRLPR from the coding sequence GTGGCCAGCGAAGCCCTGCCGCCGCTGCCGAGCCAGCCGTCGGATCCCGCCGCGCTCGCGCAGGCGATCCTCGAGCGGCTCTTCTTCACCGTCGGCAAGGACACCGTCACCGCCACCGACCGCGACTGGCTCCACGCCGCCGCCTACGCCGTGCGCGACCGCCTGGTGGAGCGCTGGATGGAGACCCAGCGCAGCTACTACCGGCGCGACGTCAAGCGCGTCTACTACCTGTCCATGGAGTTCCTGCTCGGGCGGCTGCTGGTCTCGGGGCTGATCAACCTCGGCATCCTCGACGAGGCGCGCGCCGCCCTGCGGCGGCTCGGCATCGAGCTCGAGCGCATCCGCGACCTCGAGCCCGACGCCGCCCTCGGCAACGGCGGCCTCGGGCGGCTCGCCGCCTGCCTCCTCGACGGCATGGCCACCCTGGGGCTGCCCGGCTACGGCTACGGGATCCGCTACGAGTACGGGATGTTCTACCAGCGCATCGAGAACGGCTGGCAGGTGGAGCACCCCGAGAACTGGCTGCGCTACGGCAACCCCTGGGAGTTCCCGCGCCCGGAGGTCCTCTACCCGGTGCGCTTCGGCGGGCGCGTGCTCCAGTTCACCGACGCCGCGGGCCGGCTCTGCCACCGCTGGGTGGACACCGAGGAGGTCATGGCCATGGCCTACGACACCCCGGTGCCGGGCTACGGCGGGCGCACCGTCAACAACCTGCGGCTGTGGTCGGCCAAGGCCTCGCGCGACTTCGACCTGCGCTACTTCAACGAGGGCGACTACATCGAGGCGGTGGCGGAGAAGAACCGCTCCGAGAACCTCTCCCGCGTCCTCTATCCCAGCGACACCACCGAGATGGGGCGCGAGCTGCGCCTGCGCCAGGAGTACTTCTTCGTCAGCGCCACGTTGCAGGACATCCTCTACCGCTTCCGCAAGACCCACGGGGATCTCGAGCTGCTGCCGGAGAAGGTCGCGATCCAGCTCAACGACACCCACCCGGCGCTCGCGATCCCGGAGCTGATGCGCATCCTCCTCGACGAGCACGCCATGGCCTGGGAGCCGGCCTGGGAGATCACCCGCGCCACCTTCGCCTACACCAACCACACGCTGCTGCCCGAGGCGCTGGAGACCTGGCCGGTGGAGCTGGTGGCGCGCCTGCTGCCGCGCCACCTCCAGATCCTCTACGAGATCAACCGCCGCTTCCTCGAGGAGGTGCGGGCCCGCTTCCCCGGCGACGAGGCGCGCCTGCAGCGGCTGTCGCTGGTGGAGGAGACCCCGCCGCGGCGCTTCCGCATGGCCCACCTCGCCGTGGTGGGCTCGCACCGGGTCAACGGGGTCTCGGCGCTGCACACCGGGCTGCTGCGGCGCGAGGCCCTCGCCGACTTCGAGGCGCTCTGGCCCGGGCGCATCGTCAACTGCACCAACGGCATCACGCCGCGGCGCTGGCTGCTGCAGGCCAACCCGCGCCTGGCCGCCCTCATCACCGAGCGCCTCGGCGAGGGCTGGGTCACCGACCTCGACCGCCTCGCCGAGCTCGCCCCCCTCGCCGAGGACGCCGCCTTCCGCGACGCCTTCCGCCGCATCAAGCAGGCCAACAAGCAGGACCTCGCCGAGCGCATCCACCACCACCTCGGCCTCGACGTGCGGCCCGACACCCTCTTCGACGTCCAGGTCAAGCGCATCCACGAATACAAGCGCCAGCTCCTCAACCTCCTCCACGTCGCCGCCCTCTACAACGACCTGCGCGCCGGCATCGAGCGGCTGCCGCGCACTGTGATCCTCGCCGGCAAGGCCGCCCCCGGCTACCGCATGGCCAAGCTCATCATCAAGCTCGCCCACGACATCGCCGAGGTTATCCACCACGACCCGGAGACGGCGGGGCGGCTGAGCCTCGTCTTCATCCCCAACTACGACGTCTCCACCGCCGCCGACATCATCCCCGCGGCCGAGCTCTCGCAGCAGATCTCCACCGCCGGCACCGAGGCCTCCGGCACCGGCAACATGAAGCTCGCGCTCAACGGCGCCGTCACCCTCGGCACCCTGGACGGGGCCAACATCGAGATCCGCGAGGCGGTGGGCGGGGACGCCTTCTTCGCCTTCGGCCTCGACGCCGAGGAGGCGGCGCGGCTGCGCCGGGCCCGGCCCGACCCGCGGACCTGGCTCGAGGCGGATGCGCGCCTTGCGCGCGTCATCGACCAGCTCGCCTCCGGGTTCTTCTCCCCCGACGACCGCGGCCGCTACCGCCCCCTGGTGGATGCGCTGCTCGGCGAGGACCGCTTCCTCGTCCTCGCCGACTTCACCGCCTATGCCGCGGCGCAGGAGGCGGTGGAGGCGGCCTATCGCGACCCCGCGCGGTGGTGGGCGATGGCGGTGCGCAACACCGCCGCCATGGGGCGCTTCTCCATCGACCGCACGGTGCGCGACTACGCCGCGCGGATCTGGGGGGTGGAGCCGGTGACGCCGCGCCGCAGGCCGCGGCCACGCACGTCCCCACCGCCGCGCCTGCCGCGCTAG
- the ubiT gene encoding ubiquinone anaerobic biosynthesis accessory factor UbiT codes for MGTTARLPRLLAWPLGLVPGVVHSAALAVAVNRALAPALARGEFAFLEGRTVALRIRDAAVTYRLRLEGGRFVAAARPAAPDVTISGDLHDFLLLATRREDHDSLFFQRRLRMEGDTALGLELKNLLDSMESVLPALPRPLEAALQRAVDVYERLFAGGGAVALDDGRR; via the coding sequence TTGGGCACGACGGCGAGACTACCGAGGCTGCTGGCCTGGCCCCTGGGGCTGGTCCCCGGGGTGGTGCACTCGGCGGCGCTGGCGGTGGCGGTGAACCGGGCCCTGGCGCCGGCCCTGGCGCGGGGGGAGTTCGCCTTCCTGGAGGGGCGCACGGTGGCGCTGCGCATCCGCGACGCCGCGGTGACGTACCGGCTGCGGCTCGAGGGCGGCCGCTTCGTCGCCGCCGCGCGGCCGGCGGCGCCGGACGTGACGATCTCGGGCGACCTCCACGACTTCCTGCTGCTCGCGACCCGGCGCGAGGATCACGACAGCCTTTTCTTCCAGCGCCGCCTGCGCATGGAGGGCGACACCGCCCTCGGGCTCGAGCTGAAGAATCTCCTGGACAGCATGGAGTCGGTCCTGCCCGCGCTCCCGCGGCCCCTGGAGGCGGCGCTGCAGCGCGCGGTGGACGTCTACGAGCGGCTCTTCGCCGGGGGCGGCGCGGTGGCCCTCGACGACGGCCGGCGCTGA
- the rhlB gene encoding ATP-dependent RNA helicase RhlB yields the protein MTEQTVLTDKTFSELDIPDPVLAGIREAGFERCTPIQAETLPVALAGQDVAGQAQTGTGKTAAFLIATFAHLLRHDPPPGRRRNDPRAVILAPTRELAIQIHRDAEVLGRHTGLRHVLVYGGTGYESQRQALAEGVDVLIGTPGRVIDYFKQRIFGLKAVQVMVLDEADRMFDLGFIRDIRYLLRRMPPPERRLGLLFSATLSLRVTELAYEHMNNPRWIRIEPDKVTADKVRQVVYFPSNEEKMPLLIGLMRCMAPQRALVFVNTKREADRVRDFLRANDFHAGVLSGDVPQRRRQELLLRFQRGELPVLVATDVAARGLHIPDVTHVFNYDLPQDPEDYVHRIGRTARMGAVGDAVSFACETYAFSLPEIEAYIGHRIPVAAVDKALLAEVRTPERRPRRRPPRGHGGRRRGERAPRRGRRD from the coding sequence ATGACCGAGCAGACCGTACTCACCGACAAGACCTTCTCGGAGCTGGACATCCCCGATCCGGTGCTGGCCGGCATCCGGGAGGCGGGCTTCGAGCGCTGCACCCCGATCCAGGCCGAGACCCTGCCCGTGGCCCTCGCCGGCCAGGACGTGGCGGGCCAGGCCCAGACCGGCACCGGCAAGACCGCGGCCTTCCTCATCGCCACCTTCGCCCATCTGCTGCGCCACGACCCGCCGCCGGGGCGGCGCCGCAACGACCCGCGGGCGGTGATCCTCGCCCCGACGCGCGAGCTCGCCATCCAGATCCATCGCGACGCCGAGGTCCTCGGCCGCCACACGGGCCTGCGCCACGTCCTCGTCTACGGCGGCACCGGCTACGAGTCCCAGCGCCAGGCCCTGGCCGAGGGCGTCGACGTCCTCATCGGAACCCCGGGGCGCGTCATCGACTACTTCAAGCAGCGCATCTTCGGGCTCAAGGCGGTGCAGGTCATGGTCCTCGACGAGGCCGACCGCATGTTCGACCTCGGCTTCATCCGCGACATCCGCTACCTGCTGCGGCGCATGCCGCCGCCCGAGCGCCGCCTCGGCCTGCTCTTCTCCGCCACCCTGTCGCTGCGCGTGACCGAGCTCGCCTACGAGCACATGAACAACCCGCGCTGGATCCGCATCGAGCCGGACAAGGTCACCGCCGACAAGGTCCGCCAGGTGGTCTACTTCCCCTCCAACGAGGAGAAGATGCCGCTGCTCATCGGGCTCATGCGCTGCATGGCGCCGCAGCGCGCGCTGGTCTTCGTCAACACCAAGCGGGAGGCCGACCGCGTCCGCGACTTCCTCCGCGCCAACGACTTCCACGCCGGCGTCCTCTCCGGCGACGTGCCGCAGCGCCGCCGCCAGGAGCTGCTGCTGCGCTTCCAGCGCGGGGAGCTGCCGGTGCTGGTGGCCACCGACGTCGCCGCCCGCGGCCTGCACATCCCGGACGTGACCCACGTCTTCAACTACGACCTGCCCCAGGACCCCGAGGACTACGTCCACCGCATCGGGCGCACCGCGCGCATGGGTGCGGTGGGGGATGCGGTGAGCTTCGCCTGCGAGACCTACGCCTTCTCCCTGCCCGAGATCGAGGCCTACATCGGCCACCGCATCCCGGTGGCGGCGGTGGACAAGGCGCTCCTCGCCGAGGTGCGCACCCCGGAGCGGCGCCCGCGCCGGCGCCCCCCGCGCGGCCACGGCGGGCGCCGCCGCGGCGAGCGCGCGCCGCGGCGGGGGCGGCGGGACTGA